A genomic segment from Epinephelus fuscoguttatus linkage group LG17, E.fuscoguttatus.final_Chr_v1 encodes:
- the paqr7a gene encoding progestin and adipoQ receptor family member VII, a isoform X3 — MATIVMERIGRVFITLQQIREVPRMLTEAAPSMPGTVRDIDVPYYFRERYIGTGYRPLDQNWRYYFLSLFQSHNETINVWTHLLAFLFFLARLGQLAKTIDFVNDPHSWPLLILILSSLTYSACSVIAHLLGGKSELCHYTFFYLDYVGVAQYQYGSAVVHFYYAVDEGLHRYMHGIFMPTAAILSCLSCLGCCYGKYCSRSVPPLGRKAFQVMPSALAFIWDSTPVAERLMSWSTASDDPALIYHFGQVAFFISCTLFFTFPLLERCFPGRCDFVGQSHQVFHVLLTCCTLCQIHVYHLDYVDRRKLYSRLHRSSDAALFVQLYVVTVVVCALIAAFMLRRAKRGLDCKSKSK; from the coding sequence GTTCCCCGGATGCTGACTGAGGCTGCACCCTCCATGCCCGGCACCGTAAGAGACATCGATGTTCCCTACTACTTCAGGGAGCGCTACATCGGCACCGGTTACAGACCACTCGACCAGAACTGGCGCTACTACTTCCTGTCTTTATTCCAGAGCCACAATGAGACCATCAACGTCTGGACTCACCTGCTGgcgtttttatttttcctgGCTAGATTGGGGCAACTTGCCAAGACTATAGACTTTGTTAATGATCCTCATTCCTGGCCCCTGTTGATCCTCATCCTGTCCTCCTTGACCTACTCGGCGTGCAGTGTAATCGCTCACCTGCTGGGTGGAAAGTCTGAGCTGTGTCACTACACCTTCTTCTATCTGGACTATGTAGGAGTAGCACAGTATCAGTACGGCAGCGCTGTAGTTCACTTTTATTATGCTGTGGATGAGGGCTTGCACAGATACATGCATGGGATCTTCATGCCCACTGCTGCCATCCTCAGCTGTCTGTCATGTCTGGGATGCTGCTATGGCAAGTACTGCAGCCGCAGCGTACCACCACTGGGGCGTAAGGCATTTCAAGTGATGCCCTCAGCACTCGCCTTTATCTGGGATAGTACTCCTGTGGCTGAAAGACTCATGTCATGGTCTACAGCCAGCGATGACCCAGCCCTTATTTATCACTTTGGCCAAGTGGCGTTCTTTATCAGCTGCACCCTCTTCTTCACCTTCCCTCTGCTGGAGCGCTGCTTCCCAGGGCGGTGCGATTTTGTTGGACAGAGCCATCAGGTGTTCCATGTTTTACTAACTTGCTGCACCCTGTGTCAGATCCATGTCTATCACCTCGACTACGTGGATCGTAGGAAGCTGTACTCACGCCTGCATAGGAGCAGTGATGCCGCTCTCTTTGTGCAGCTGTATGTGGTCACTGTGGTTGTATGCGCGCTGATTGCTGCCTTCATGCTAAGGAGAGCTAAGCGAGGGCTTGACTGCAAATCCAAGTCCAAATGA
- the paqr7a gene encoding progestin and adipoQ receptor family member VII, a isoform X2 — MATIVMEKIGRVFITLQQIREVPRMLTEAAPSMPGTVRDIDVPYYFRERYIGTGYRPLDQNWRYYFLSLFQSHNETINVWTHLLAFLFFLARLGQLAKTIDFVNDPHSWPLLILILSSLTYSACSVIAHLLGGKSELCHYTFFYLDYVGVAQYQYGSAVVHFYYAVDEGLHRYMHGIFMPTAAILSCLSCLGCCYGKYCSRSVPPLGRKAFQVMPSALAFIWDSTPVAERLMSWSTASDDPALIYHFGQVAFFISCTLFFTFPLLERCFPGRCDFVGQSHQVFHVLLTCCTLCQIHVYHLDYVDRRKLYSRLHRSSDAALFVQLYVVTVVVCALIAAFMLRRAKRGLDCKSKSK; from the coding sequence ATGGCGACCATCGTGATGGAGAAAATCGGGCGAGTGTTCATCACCCTGCAGCAGATCAGGGAGGTTCCCCGGATGCTGACTGAGGCTGCACCCTCCATGCCCGGCACCGTAAGAGACATCGATGTTCCCTACTACTTCAGGGAGCGCTACATCGGCACCGGTTACAGACCACTCGACCAGAACTGGCGCTACTACTTCCTGTCTTTATTCCAGAGCCACAATGAGACCATCAACGTCTGGACTCACCTGCTGgcgtttttatttttcctgGCTAGATTGGGGCAACTTGCCAAGACTATAGACTTTGTTAATGATCCTCATTCCTGGCCCCTGTTGATCCTCATCCTGTCCTCCTTGACCTACTCGGCGTGCAGTGTAATCGCTCACCTGCTGGGTGGAAAGTCTGAGCTGTGTCACTACACCTTCTTCTATCTGGACTATGTAGGAGTAGCACAGTATCAGTACGGCAGCGCTGTAGTTCACTTTTATTATGCTGTGGATGAGGGCTTGCACAGATACATGCATGGGATCTTCATGCCCACTGCTGCCATCCTCAGCTGTCTGTCATGTCTGGGATGCTGCTATGGCAAGTACTGCAGCCGCAGCGTACCACCACTGGGGCGTAAGGCATTTCAAGTGATGCCCTCAGCACTCGCCTTTATCTGGGATAGTACTCCTGTGGCTGAAAGACTCATGTCATGGTCTACAGCCAGCGATGACCCAGCCCTTATTTATCACTTTGGCCAAGTGGCGTTCTTTATCAGCTGCACCCTCTTCTTCACCTTCCCTCTGCTGGAGCGCTGCTTCCCAGGGCGGTGCGATTTTGTTGGACAGAGCCATCAGGTGTTCCATGTTTTACTAACTTGCTGCACCCTGTGTCAGATCCATGTCTATCACCTCGACTACGTGGATCGTAGGAAGCTGTACTCACGCCTGCATAGGAGCAGTGATGCCGCTCTCTTTGTGCAGCTGTATGTGGTCACTGTGGTTGTATGCGCGCTGATTGCTGCCTTCATGCTAAGGAGAGCTAAGCGAGGGCTTGACTGCAAATCCAAGTCCAAATGA